AGCCGAAGCCATGTCGGTCGGCATCAACTACGGGCAGATCGCCGACAACCTCCCCTCCCCAGCCCGGGTGTCGTGGATGCTCCGGTCGATGCAGGTGAGCAAGGTGAAGCTCTACGACGCGGACCCGTACGTGCTGAGCGCGTTCCTGGACACCGGCGTGGAGTTCGTCGTGGGCATCGGCAACGAGAACGTGTCGGCGATGAtggacccggcggcggcgcaggcgtggaTCCAGCGGCACGTGCAGCCGTACCTCCCCGGCACGCGCATCACCTGCATCACCGTCGGCAACGAGGTGTTCAAGGGCAACGACACGGAGCTCAAGGCCAACCTCCTCCCCGCCATGCAGTCCGTGTACCAGGCGGTCACCGCGCTGGGCCTGCAGGGCCGGGTGAACGTCACCACGGCGCACTCCCTGGACATCATGGGCAGCTCGTTCccgccctccgccggcgcgtTCCGGCCAGACGTCGTGCCGTACATGCAGCCCATCCTGAGCTTCCTGTCCATGGCGAGGTCGCCGTTCCTCATCAACTGCTACCCCTACTTCGCGTACAAGGCCGACCCCAACAACGTGCCGCTGGAGTACGTGCTGTTCCAGCCCAACGCCGGGGTCACcgacaccaacaccaagctcAACTACGACAACATGCTGTACGCCCAGGTGGACTCGGTGTACGCCGCGATCCAGGCGCTGGGGCACACCGACATCGACGTTAAGATCTCCGAGACCGGGTGGCCGTCCAGGGGAGACCCCGACGAGGCCGGCGCCACGCCGGAGTACGCCGGGACGTACATCGGGAACCTCCTGCAGAGGATCGAGATGAAGCAGGGCACGCCGCTGAGGCCGTCGGTGCCCATCGACGTCTACGTCTTCGCGCTGTTCAATGAGAACCTGAAGCCGGGGCCGGCCTCCGAGCGGAACTACGGCTTGTTCTACCCCGACGGCACGCCGGTTTACAACGTCGGCCTGCGGGGCTACCTTCCGCCCATGGAATATTCAGAAGGCACGAGAAAGGTACGATACATCGCTCTTCAGTCTTTCTTTGC
This portion of the Setaria viridis chromosome 7, Setaria_viridis_v4.0, whole genome shotgun sequence genome encodes:
- the LOC117862506 gene encoding glucan endo-1,3-beta-glucosidase 14, producing the protein MAMAERFGARWPPSHFLFAGVVLVLLTVADRRVVLRAEAMSVGINYGQIADNLPSPARVSWMLRSMQVSKVKLYDADPYVLSAFLDTGVEFVVGIGNENVSAMMDPAAAQAWIQRHVQPYLPGTRITCITVGNEVFKGNDTELKANLLPAMQSVYQAVTALGLQGRVNVTTAHSLDIMGSSFPPSAGAFRPDVVPYMQPILSFLSMARSPFLINCYPYFAYKADPNNVPLEYVLFQPNAGVTDTNTKLNYDNMLYAQVDSVYAAIQALGHTDIDVKISETGWPSRGDPDEAGATPEYAGTYIGNLLQRIEMKQGTPLRPSVPIDVYVFALFNENLKPGPASERNYGLFYPDGTPVYNVGLRGYLPPMEYSEGTRKAVHLLALILLAISSIALNLS